The Dethiosulfovibrio faecalis genome contains the following window.
AGAGGCTATTCGACTAGATCTATACTCAAGATGTCCCTCGAAGGCCTTTATACCGTCAGGAACGTCGTCATGATCCTTCTCCTGATCGGGGTTCTGACGGCCCTGTGGCGAGCTTCCGGCACCATCCCGGCCATAGTCAGCTACTCCTCCAGGCTGGTGAAACCCTCTCTTATGGTACTGATGACCTTTCTGCTCAACTGCCTGGTATCGTTTCTGACCGGAACCGCCTTCGGAGCAGCCGCAACCATGGGAGTCATATGCATGACCATGGCTCTTTCCATAGGGATAAACCCTGCGATCGCCGGAGGAGCGATTTTATCGGGAATCTACTTCGGCGACCGATGCTCGCCGGTATCCACGAGCGCCTTGCTCGTCGCAGGAATTACCTCGACGAACCTGTACAGAAACATCGGCGCCATGATGAGATCGTCGGCAGTTCCCTTCCTGATAACCTGTCTGATCTATGCCGTGGCGGGCTTCCTCCTGCCTCATCAGCCGATGACGGATAAAGCCATACAGACCGTCTTCGAGAAAAGCTTCAAACTCGGCTGGATACCGCTGCTTCCGGCCGTAATCATACTGATAATGTCGTTTTTTCGGATCAACGTGAGATACACCATCGGAGCCAGCGTTCTCTGTGCCGCCGCGATCTACGTTATGTATCAAGCCCGGGAATTTTCATCCCTTCCCGGGCTCGTGGTCTACGGCTATAGGGCGACAGATACTCAGCTTGCGGCCCTCATGGACGGTGGAGGCATTCTGTCTATGCTCAGGGTGGTGGCCATAGTCTCCATCTCCTCCTCCTACGCCGGAATCTTCGAGAAAACCGGCCTGTTGAACTCGCTGAAGAGACAGGTCAACGGCCTGGCCGACAGGATCTCGCCCTTCGGCGCCATGCTTCTGGGTTCGGTCGTCTGCGGAGTAATAGCCTGCAATCAGACCTTGACCATAATGCTAACCCATCAGATATGCCAGGGCCTGAACATCGACCAAGAACGGTTAGCCCTGAACCTGGAGGACACAGCTGTCCTGACCGCTCCTCTGATTCCCTGGACCACTGCGGCGGCGGTGCCTCTGGTGTACATATCCGCACCGACGACGAGCATTCTGGCTGCCTGCTATCTGTATTTGGTACCGCTTTGGGGACTGGTCGGAGGAAGGACGTTAATAAAAAAAGGAATTGGCCTGAAATCTTGATCTGTTGTTATCGTACCGCACAATATCGTTACAGGAGGCGAGATAGATGGATGCCATGAAAAGCGAAAAACTCGAGGTTAGACTGACTCCGAGACAGAACAAACTGATAAGACGTGCCGCCGAGATAATGGGAACTCCCGTATCGAGGTTTCTCATAGAGGCGGCACAGGAAAAGGCGGATAAAGTGATCCGTGAAAACATGAAGGAATCCCTCTGTAGAGTCGTCCCCTTCAGCAAGGATAATGTCATATGGCGGTAAACTCCGATAACGACCTTATCGGGTTCTACACGCTAAGTGCCTTTAGCGTCCCGCTAAGATCCCTACCTCCTGTTGCCTGCTGTATTGCCTGGCCGTCTTGCGGTGGATCAGTCCATGCAGGGAAAGGGGATAGATGGTTTTAAGTGTACACCTAAAACCACCTCTTTTTATGTAACTTCATGATCAAGGGCAATCCAAAAAACAACAGCATGGAAAAAGCCGAAACGGTTCCGGTTCCGACATCGCAACCTCCGGTTCCATCGCCGTCGGGTGTGGGAGTTTCCGCCTCCGTCCGAATCGAGCAGACTCGGAAGGTCACCACGCCGTTATCGGGGTTGAGGTCGAAGGATCCGTTGTCCTCCACGGTGTTTCGCCAGGTCCGAAGCCCCTCTCCGGTCTCGTAGAAGTCGGGAGGGTTCACCCCTTCCGGAAGAGCCTGACCGGGCCGGATCTCGAACTGGATTCCCCGCTCGGGAAGAACGTAGCCCTCCGGCGTCAGGTTTTTCACGTCCTCGGTGCCTGTCCCATCCTCTTTCGCCAGAGCGAAGGCGGCGTAGTAGCGGACGTATCGCGGCCAGGAGGCGGTGAACTCTATCTCCAGCCCTCCGTTTCCCGAAACGTCCTCTAGAGGAACGTTTTCATAGGCGAAAGCGTTGTAGAGAGAGGCGTTCATGCCCTCCAAAGAAACGGCGAGGTCGCCGGAGATGCCACTGATATCTCCAGAAAGAGCCTCTCGCACCTCTCCATACAGGGTGCTGCCCGAATTACCCAGATCCTTCTCGACGACGATCACGTCGGCCTCTCCCGAGGTGGCGCGAGGTTTCGGAGACAAACCAGAGGCCATTCCCGCAAGAGCCACCGAGCTTCTTCCCGGAGACGTTCCGACTGTGTTGGTTCCGTCGTCGATAAGGGTATATCCGTTGTTTCCGGCGATCTGATCGGGGGTATTGTCCTGGATGACGCATCCCTGGCCGAGAACGGTCTGGCTGGAGGAGTAGAGCCGCAGACCTCCTCCGTAGACACTGGAGTTGTTCCTCACGGTACATCCATACATGAAAAGGATATAACCGTTGACGATGCCTCCTCCGCTGCCGGAGGAGCGAGTGGAGCTTACGTTGTTCTCCACCACGCAGTCGTGCATGGTGACAATCCCGAGATACCCGTTATGGATTCCCGCCGCGTCCGCCGTATAGAAGCGGGAGAGGGTGTTGTCTCTCACGGTGCAGTTGCGCATGGTGATATTCCCGGTATTGTATATGCCTCCTCCTCCGATGCAGTTCGTTACGGAGCAGTCGTTCAGGTAGAGAAGTCCGTGGTTTGTGAGCCCCGGATAGTCGGAGGCAACGCCGTCGGTGGTGAAGACCAGATCGTAGAATTTCCAGATGCTGCCCTCGGATGAGAGGGTAATTCCCCTTCTGGTTCCGGCCTGACGGATCGTCGTGGGGTTCCCCCGCAACGTGAGGGATTTCGGGATGTAAAGGGAAGACGTGAGGGTTACCGTATCCACCTCTATGGAAATGGTCTGTCCCGAAT
Protein-coding sequences here:
- a CDS encoding Na+/H+ antiporter NhaC family protein, which encodes MDIITLLLFIIALTTCIALDISILLALSAGYCIFFVHARFRGYSTRSILKMSLEGLYTVRNVVMILLLIGVLTALWRASGTIPAIVSYSSRLVKPSLMVLMTFLLNCLVSFLTGTAFGAAATMGVICMTMALSIGINPAIAGGAILSGIYFGDRCSPVSTSALLVAGITSTNLYRNIGAMMRSSAVPFLITCLIYAVAGFLLPHQPMTDKAIQTVFEKSFKLGWIPLLPAVIILIMSFFRINVRYTIGASVLCAAAIYVMYQAREFSSLPGLVVYGYRATDTQLAALMDGGGILSMLRVVAIVSISSSYAGIFEKTGLLNSLKRQVNGLADRISPFGAMLLGSVVCGVIACNQTLTIMLTHQICQGLNIDQERLALNLEDTAVLTAPLIPWTTAAAVPLVYISAPTTSILAACYLYLVPLWGLVGGRTLIKKGIGLKS
- a CDS encoding DUF1778 domain-containing protein, which produces MDAMKSEKLEVRLTPRQNKLIRRAAEIMGTPVSRFLIEAAQEKADKVIRENMKESLCRVVPFSKDNVIWR
- a CDS encoding right-handed parallel beta-helix repeat-containing protein is translated as MFFLGLVCLGDAAEAASLTVTSGADDGSAGTLRYAVGKAYSGQTISIEVDTVTLTSSLYIPKSLTLRGNPTTIRQAGTRRGITLSSEGSIWKFYDLVFTTDGVASDYPGLTNHGLLYLNDCSVTNCIGGGGIYNTGNITMRNCTVRDNTLSRFYTADAAGIHNGYLGIVTMHDCVVENNVSSTRSSGSGGGIVNGYILFMYGCTVRNNSSVYGGGLRLYSSSQTVLGQGCVIQDNTPDQIAGNNGYTLIDDGTNTVGTSPGRSSVALAGMASGLSPKPRATSGEADVIVVEKDLGNSGSTLYGEVREALSGDISGISGDLAVSLEGMNASLYNAFAYENVPLEDVSGNGGLEIEFTASWPRYVRYYAAFALAKEDGTGTEDVKNLTPEGYVLPERGIQFEIRPGQALPEGVNPPDFYETGEGLRTWRNTVEDNGSFDLNPDNGVVTFRVCSIRTEAETPTPDGDGTGGCDVGTGTVSAFSMLLFFGLPLIMKLHKKRWF